The following proteins are encoded in a genomic region of Sparus aurata chromosome 23, fSpaAur1.1, whole genome shotgun sequence:
- the syngr2a gene encoding synaptogyrin-2a isoform X2, producing the protein MLFSIVVFATITAEGYVNPTTKAEEKCMFNGTDSACNYGVGIGVLAFLACVIFLILDAYFPQISNAKERKFIVLADLVFSAAWTFLWFICFCVLANQWSKTSTGNLASGDAARAVIAFSFFSIPTWALLTFFALGRYRQGVSEFDQEYRDPANDHNTPYPPAQYPGSSGPTGYQQSPFPHSQEQPGDYQPPAY; encoded by the exons ATG TTATTCTCCATTGTGGTGTTTGCAACCATCACAGCTGAAGGCTACGTTAACCCAACAACCAAGGCGGAGGAAAAGTGCATGTTCAACGGCACCGACAGCGCCTGTAACTACGGGGTCGGAATCGGTGTGTTGGCTTTCTTGGCATGTGTCATCTTCCTCATACTGGACGCCTACTTCCCGCAGATCAGCAATGCCAAGGAGAGAAAATTCATTGTTTTAGCAGATTTGGTGTTCTCAG CGGCGTGGACGTTCCTGTGGTTCATCTGCTTCTGTGTCCTGGCCAACCAGTGGTCCAAAACATCCACAGGCAACCTAGCTTCTGGTGATGCTGCCCGGGCCGTCATtgccttctccttcttctccatcCCCACCTGG GCCCTCCTGACCTTCTTTGCGCTCGGACGTTATCGCCAAGGCGTCAGCGAGTTTGACCAGGAGTACAGAGACCCAGCCAACGACCACAATACTCCGTACCCGCCCGCTCAGTACCCCGGCAGCAGCGGACCCACGGGCTACCAGCAGTCGCCTTTCCCCCACAGCCAGGAGCAACCAGGGGATTACCAGCCTCCAGCTTACTGA
- the cant1a gene encoding soluble calcium-activated nucleotidase 1 isoform X1, translating to MTQDQRSGRRRRRGPARPPSSMPASPGYTQLEQNEPMNNLRISVGGLPMLASMANTTDPRFRLKWKPIVAVAVSLALLLLLMHLSSGLRSHSYSSHGWRAGHSDAQHPGSDYNDTYPLSPPEHTPLGTRYRIGIIADLDTNSRSDKKLTWFSYMRRGYLLVSQSGDKLAVEWDADRVVLESHLSEKGRGMELSELVVFNGKLYSVDDRTGIVYHIDGDKAVPWVILTDGDGNVAKGFKAEWLAVKDKHLYVGGLGKEWTTTEGVFVNNNPEWVKVIGFRGDVQHENWVPKYNSLKSAAGIEPPGYLIHESAAWSDSLQRWFFLPRRASKERYEETADERRATNLALSCSPDFKDIIVSRVGPLNPTHGFSSFKFVPNTDDQIILALKSEEDAGNIATYIMAFTLDGRILLPETKIGDVKYEGLEFI from the exons ATGACACAGGATCAGCGTTCTGGCAGGAGGAGGCGACGAG GTCCCGCCAGGCCTCCGTCCTCCATGCCTGCTTCCCCAGGCTACACTCAACTGGAGCAGAATGAACCTATGAACAATCTGCGGATCTCTGTCGGAGGCCTACCCATGTTGGCTTCCATGGCCAACACGACGGACCCTCGCTTCCGCCTTAAGTGGAAGCCCATTGTGGCGGTGGCCGTCTCGCTGGCCTTGCTCCTTCTCCTCATGCACTTGAGCTCGGGGTTGCGCTCCCACTCCTACAGCTCACATGGCTGGAGAGCCGGTCACAGTGACGCCCAGCATCCAGGTTCCGATTACAACGACACCTACCCTCTCAGTCCACCCGAGCACACGCCGCTGGGCACCCGCTACCGCATTGGGATCATCGCCGACCTGGACACAAACTCTCGCAGTGACAAGAAGCTGACGTGGTTCAGCTACATGCGGCGGGGTTACCTGTTGGTGTCCCAAAGTGGTGACAAGCTAGCAGTGGAATGGGATGCGGACAGGGTGGTGCTGGAAAGCCACCTGTCGGAGAAGGGCAGGGGTATGGAGCTGTCTGAGCTGGTGGTGTTCAACGGGAAGCTCTACAGCGTCGATGACAGGACGGGCATCGTCTACCACATAGACGGTGACAAAGCTGTTCCGTGGGTTATCTTAACTGATGGCGACGGCAACGTTGCCAAAG GGTTCAAAGCTGAGTGGCTGGCAGTGAAGGACAAGCACCTGTACGTCGGCGGTCTGGGGAAAGAGTGGACCACGACTGAAGGCGTGTTCGTCAACAACAACCCAGAGTGGGTGAAAGTCATAGGCTTCAGGGGGGATGTGCAACACGAGAACTGGGTGCCCAAGTACAATTCTCTGAAGTCTGCCGCAGGGATAGAGCCTCCAG GGTATCTCATCCACGAGTCGGCAGCGTGGAGTGACTCCCTGCAGCGCTGGTTTTTCCTCCCCCGCCGCGCCAGCAAGGAGCGCTACGAGGAGACGGCAGACGAGCGTCGCGCCACGAACCTCGCCCTTAGCTGCTCGCCGGATTTCAAAGACATCATTGTAAGCCGAGTGGGTCCTCTTAACCCCACTCACGGTTTCTCCTCCTTCAAGTTCGTCCCCAACACGGACGACCAGATCATTCTGGCTCTCAAGTCGGAGGAGGACGCCGGGAATATTGCGACGTACATCATGGCCTTCACACTCGACGGACGCATCCTTTTGCCTGAAACCAAGATCGGGGATGTGAAATACGAGGGTTTGGAGTTCATATAG
- the syngr2a gene encoding synaptogyrin-2a isoform X1, with protein sequence MQSSAYGASLAGGTFDLESFVKQPQTILRCLSWLFSIVVFATITAEGYVNPTTKAEEKCMFNGTDSACNYGVGIGVLAFLACVIFLILDAYFPQISNAKERKFIVLADLVFSAAWTFLWFICFCVLANQWSKTSTGNLASGDAARAVIAFSFFSIPTWALLTFFALGRYRQGVSEFDQEYRDPANDHNTPYPPAQYPGSSGPTGYQQSPFPHSQEQPGDYQPPAY encoded by the exons ATGCAGAGCAGCGCGTACGGGGCCTCGCTGGCCGGCGGTACCTTTGACTTGGAGAGTTTTGTAAAACAGCCTCAGACCATTTTGCGCTGCCTGAGCTGG TTATTCTCCATTGTGGTGTTTGCAACCATCACAGCTGAAGGCTACGTTAACCCAACAACCAAGGCGGAGGAAAAGTGCATGTTCAACGGCACCGACAGCGCCTGTAACTACGGGGTCGGAATCGGTGTGTTGGCTTTCTTGGCATGTGTCATCTTCCTCATACTGGACGCCTACTTCCCGCAGATCAGCAATGCCAAGGAGAGAAAATTCATTGTTTTAGCAGATTTGGTGTTCTCAG CGGCGTGGACGTTCCTGTGGTTCATCTGCTTCTGTGTCCTGGCCAACCAGTGGTCCAAAACATCCACAGGCAACCTAGCTTCTGGTGATGCTGCCCGGGCCGTCATtgccttctccttcttctccatcCCCACCTGG GCCCTCCTGACCTTCTTTGCGCTCGGACGTTATCGCCAAGGCGTCAGCGAGTTTGACCAGGAGTACAGAGACCCAGCCAACGACCACAATACTCCGTACCCGCCCGCTCAGTACCCCGGCAGCAGCGGACCCACGGGCTACCAGCAGTCGCCTTTCCCCCACAGCCAGGAGCAACCAGGGGATTACCAGCCTCCAGCTTACTGA
- the cant1a gene encoding soluble calcium-activated nucleotidase 1 isoform X3: MPASPGYTQLEQNEPMNNLRISVGGLPMLASMANTTDPRFRLKWKPIVAVAVSLALLLLLMHLSSGLRSHSYSSHGWRAGHSDAQHPGSDYNDTYPLSPPEHTPLGTRYRIGIIADLDTNSRSDKKLTWFSYMRRGYLLVSQSGDKLAVEWDADRVVLESHLSEKGRGMELSELVVFNGKLYSVDDRTGIVYHIDGDKAVPWVILTDGDGNVAKGFKAEWLAVKDKHLYVGGLGKEWTTTEGVFVNNNPEWVKVIGFRGDVQHENWVPKYNSLKSAAGIEPPGYLIHESAAWSDSLQRWFFLPRRASKERYEETADERRATNLALSCSPDFKDIIVSRVGPLNPTHGFSSFKFVPNTDDQIILALKSEEDAGNIATYIMAFTLDGRILLPETKIGDVKYEGLEFI, from the exons ATGCCTGCTTCCCCAGGCTACACTCAACTGGAGCAGAATGAACCTATGAACAATCTGCGGATCTCTGTCGGAGGCCTACCCATGTTGGCTTCCATGGCCAACACGACGGACCCTCGCTTCCGCCTTAAGTGGAAGCCCATTGTGGCGGTGGCCGTCTCGCTGGCCTTGCTCCTTCTCCTCATGCACTTGAGCTCGGGGTTGCGCTCCCACTCCTACAGCTCACATGGCTGGAGAGCCGGTCACAGTGACGCCCAGCATCCAGGTTCCGATTACAACGACACCTACCCTCTCAGTCCACCCGAGCACACGCCGCTGGGCACCCGCTACCGCATTGGGATCATCGCCGACCTGGACACAAACTCTCGCAGTGACAAGAAGCTGACGTGGTTCAGCTACATGCGGCGGGGTTACCTGTTGGTGTCCCAAAGTGGTGACAAGCTAGCAGTGGAATGGGATGCGGACAGGGTGGTGCTGGAAAGCCACCTGTCGGAGAAGGGCAGGGGTATGGAGCTGTCTGAGCTGGTGGTGTTCAACGGGAAGCTCTACAGCGTCGATGACAGGACGGGCATCGTCTACCACATAGACGGTGACAAAGCTGTTCCGTGGGTTATCTTAACTGATGGCGACGGCAACGTTGCCAAAG GGTTCAAAGCTGAGTGGCTGGCAGTGAAGGACAAGCACCTGTACGTCGGCGGTCTGGGGAAAGAGTGGACCACGACTGAAGGCGTGTTCGTCAACAACAACCCAGAGTGGGTGAAAGTCATAGGCTTCAGGGGGGATGTGCAACACGAGAACTGGGTGCCCAAGTACAATTCTCTGAAGTCTGCCGCAGGGATAGAGCCTCCAG GGTATCTCATCCACGAGTCGGCAGCGTGGAGTGACTCCCTGCAGCGCTGGTTTTTCCTCCCCCGCCGCGCCAGCAAGGAGCGCTACGAGGAGACGGCAGACGAGCGTCGCGCCACGAACCTCGCCCTTAGCTGCTCGCCGGATTTCAAAGACATCATTGTAAGCCGAGTGGGTCCTCTTAACCCCACTCACGGTTTCTCCTCCTTCAAGTTCGTCCCCAACACGGACGACCAGATCATTCTGGCTCTCAAGTCGGAGGAGGACGCCGGGAATATTGCGACGTACATCATGGCCTTCACACTCGACGGACGCATCCTTTTGCCTGAAACCAAGATCGGGGATGTGAAATACGAGGGTTTGGAGTTCATATAG
- the lgals3bp.1 gene encoding galectin-3-binding protein B has protein sequence MLTHQKLCALWLLVLVLDTGSAFKLSFFKRKPEPQEGEVRLFGSKNASEGRVEVYHEGEWGTVCDDGWDLAEAQVVCRQLNFPGAKSVVIGKDYGEANGPIWLDDMKCEGTEKRLSSCSFLNWAVTDCSHKEDVGVICEPATTDTNMTPVDATYSLDHTFSLSDELGQIFDRGNGCDFLILLRIETGLQEEGSPETTICTHKLILSKFPLFNASEETTSITVSISQACQPHFTSFIRYIYTRKVDVTFSSVQCLHWMASKFGVKPLMEVTGRLFTKILPEDASFHTQVSLYEYANETGDLVLQENCMQFLAWNYQNLNKSPAWTSLSFEVLQALLSRSDLVVPDEYFVLQTLESWITEKGNSTSMESQVDLLSRIRFPMIPAEKLYELQSKSSLYSIHKDVYHENIFKAFEFNILLFSSRLSDTKFNKEDDCYHPRIYITKPWSTDIDPSRIGETDPVQLHYPSYMGGRRYSDYRYQPIPTIPPISPRSRTITESFSTPIHNSLIFQDKTVQWKANVLKSQQGCSRLSLTCNSFPAARLSLQSSTGQRNVLFRNRLLVMCQDKYVSQVQDFKDNMAHTTVNDTHIVSYPCPEAQFTYRFVVRPDYN, from the exons ATGCTCACTCATCAAAAACTATGCGCTCTGTGGCTTCTGGTACTTGTTCTCGACACTGGAAGCGCATTCAAATTGAGCTTTTTCA AAAGAAAACCTGAGCCACAAGAAGGTGAGGTGAGGCTGTTTGGATCCAAGAATGCTTCAGAGGGCCGTGTGGAAGTGTACCACGAAGGGGAATGGGGCACGGTGTGTGACGACGGTTGGGACTTGGCTGAGGCCCAGGTGGTGTGTCGTCAGCTCAACTTCCCCGGAGCCAAATCTGTTGTCATTGGAAAGGACTACGGAGAAG caAATGGACCGATTTGGTTGGATGATATGAAATGTGAGGGCACGGAGAAACGTCTGTCTTCTTGTAGTTTCTTGAACTGGGCAGTAACTGACTGCTCCCACAAAGAGGATGTTGGAGTTATTTGTGAACCAGCCACTACCG ACACAAACATGACCCCCGTTGATGCAACATACTCGCTGGACCACACCTTCAGTCTGTCCGATGAACTCGGACAAATCTTCGACCGCGGCAATGGCTGTGATTTCCTGATCTTGCTCCGGATCGAGACTGGATTACAGGAGGAGGGGAGCCCGGAGACAACGATTTGTACGCACAAGTTGATCCTCTCAAAATTCCCTCTCTTTAATGCTTCAGAGGAGACAACTAGCATCACGGTCAGCATCAGCCAGGCTTGCCAACCGCATTTCACCTCCTTTATCAG GTACATTTACACCCGCAAGGTTGATGTGACCTTCTCCTCAGTGCAGTGCCTCCACTGGATGGCTTCGAAGTTTGGGGTGAAGCCGCTGATGGAGGTAACAGGCCGGCTGTTCACTAAGATCCTTCCAGAGGACGCTTCGTTTCACACCCAGGTGTCTCTTTACGAATATGCAAATGAGACTGGGGACTTGGTCCTCCAGGAGAACTGTATGCAGTTTCTGGCCTGGAACTACCAGAATCTGAATAAGTCCCCTGCTTGGACCAGCCTCTCCTTTGAGGTCCTTCAAGCTCTTCTATCCCGCTCAGACCTTGTGGTGCCAGATGAGTATTTTGTTCTTCAGACTCTGGAGAGCTGGATCACAGAGAAGGGCAACTCAACAAGTATGGAGAGCCAGGTTGACTTGTTGAGTCGCATTCGTTTCCCCATGATCCCTGCTGAGAAACTGTATGAACTACAGTCCAAGTCTTCTCTCTACAGCATTCACAAGGATGTGTATCATGAAAACATATTCAAAGCATTCGAATTTAATATTCTGCTCTTTAGCAGTCGTCTTTCTGACACAAAGTTCAACAAAGAGGACGATTGTTACCATCCTAGGATCTACATCACTAAGCCATGGAGCACTGATATTGACCCTTCAAGGATAGGTGAGACAGATCCAGTCCAACTTCACTATCCTTCGTACATGGGAGGGAGACGTTACAGTGACTATAGATACCAGCCAATTCCTACGATTCCACCTATCAGTCCACGCAGCCGAACCATAACCGAGTCGTTCAGCACACCTATCCACAACAGCCTGATCTTTCAGGACAAGACGGTTCAATGGAAGGCAAATGTCTTGAAGAGCCAACAAGGGTGTTCACGCCTTAGTCTGACCTGCAACTCGTTCCCTGCGGCGAGGCTCTCTCTGCAAAGCAGCACGGGGCAGAGAAACGTCCTCTTTCGTAACCGGCTCCTGGTGATGTGCCAAGACAAGTACGTCTCTCAGGTGCAGGACTTCAAGGATAACATGGCTCATACCACTGTGAATGACACCCACATTGTTTCGTATCCCTGTCCTGAAGCCCAGTTCACCTACCGCTTTGTAGTGAGACCAGATTACAACTAA
- the cant1a gene encoding soluble calcium-activated nucleotidase 1 isoform X2, which translates to MESPARPPSSMPASPGYTQLEQNEPMNNLRISVGGLPMLASMANTTDPRFRLKWKPIVAVAVSLALLLLLMHLSSGLRSHSYSSHGWRAGHSDAQHPGSDYNDTYPLSPPEHTPLGTRYRIGIIADLDTNSRSDKKLTWFSYMRRGYLLVSQSGDKLAVEWDADRVVLESHLSEKGRGMELSELVVFNGKLYSVDDRTGIVYHIDGDKAVPWVILTDGDGNVAKGFKAEWLAVKDKHLYVGGLGKEWTTTEGVFVNNNPEWVKVIGFRGDVQHENWVPKYNSLKSAAGIEPPGYLIHESAAWSDSLQRWFFLPRRASKERYEETADERRATNLALSCSPDFKDIIVSRVGPLNPTHGFSSFKFVPNTDDQIILALKSEEDAGNIATYIMAFTLDGRILLPETKIGDVKYEGLEFI; encoded by the exons ATGGAGA GTCCCGCCAGGCCTCCGTCCTCCATGCCTGCTTCCCCAGGCTACACTCAACTGGAGCAGAATGAACCTATGAACAATCTGCGGATCTCTGTCGGAGGCCTACCCATGTTGGCTTCCATGGCCAACACGACGGACCCTCGCTTCCGCCTTAAGTGGAAGCCCATTGTGGCGGTGGCCGTCTCGCTGGCCTTGCTCCTTCTCCTCATGCACTTGAGCTCGGGGTTGCGCTCCCACTCCTACAGCTCACATGGCTGGAGAGCCGGTCACAGTGACGCCCAGCATCCAGGTTCCGATTACAACGACACCTACCCTCTCAGTCCACCCGAGCACACGCCGCTGGGCACCCGCTACCGCATTGGGATCATCGCCGACCTGGACACAAACTCTCGCAGTGACAAGAAGCTGACGTGGTTCAGCTACATGCGGCGGGGTTACCTGTTGGTGTCCCAAAGTGGTGACAAGCTAGCAGTGGAATGGGATGCGGACAGGGTGGTGCTGGAAAGCCACCTGTCGGAGAAGGGCAGGGGTATGGAGCTGTCTGAGCTGGTGGTGTTCAACGGGAAGCTCTACAGCGTCGATGACAGGACGGGCATCGTCTACCACATAGACGGTGACAAAGCTGTTCCGTGGGTTATCTTAACTGATGGCGACGGCAACGTTGCCAAAG GGTTCAAAGCTGAGTGGCTGGCAGTGAAGGACAAGCACCTGTACGTCGGCGGTCTGGGGAAAGAGTGGACCACGACTGAAGGCGTGTTCGTCAACAACAACCCAGAGTGGGTGAAAGTCATAGGCTTCAGGGGGGATGTGCAACACGAGAACTGGGTGCCCAAGTACAATTCTCTGAAGTCTGCCGCAGGGATAGAGCCTCCAG GGTATCTCATCCACGAGTCGGCAGCGTGGAGTGACTCCCTGCAGCGCTGGTTTTTCCTCCCCCGCCGCGCCAGCAAGGAGCGCTACGAGGAGACGGCAGACGAGCGTCGCGCCACGAACCTCGCCCTTAGCTGCTCGCCGGATTTCAAAGACATCATTGTAAGCCGAGTGGGTCCTCTTAACCCCACTCACGGTTTCTCCTCCTTCAAGTTCGTCCCCAACACGGACGACCAGATCATTCTGGCTCTCAAGTCGGAGGAGGACGCCGGGAATATTGCGACGTACATCATGGCCTTCACACTCGACGGACGCATCCTTTTGCCTGAAACCAAGATCGGGGATGTGAAATACGAGGGTTTGGAGTTCATATAG